GTTAAGATACGTAAAGAGCCGATCAAGGGTATAGCCCTTGAGACGCCCACATACGATATCGCTGACCTTCTGGGCGGGTATCCCCAGAACCTCGCCCGCACCCTTCTGCGTCATCCCTTTTCTCTCGATTGCCGCCTTGATGGCAATCGCAATATCGGCCTTCAATTGCGCCATCTCCGGATCGCGAATCCCCAGTTCCTCAAACACGTTGCAAGTGTACTTTGGCGTATGAGTATCGCTTTGGCTCAATTTTTTCATAGCCAAACCCTTCTTTCCTTCCAAATGTTGGTAGTGTCAAATAGTTTCTGTAAATACTGTCCACTTGGGTAGTGTTTGCTGTTTTGTTGTTTTCAGTAGGCCCCAC
The Candidatus Hydrogenedentota bacterium DNA segment above includes these coding regions:
- a CDS encoding XRE family transcriptional regulator gives rise to the protein MKKLSQSDTHTPKYTCNVFEELGIRDPEMAQLKADIAIAIKAAIERKGMTQKGAGEVLGIPAQKVSDIVCGRLKGYTLDRLFTYLNRLDVDVRVRMTAKPAQRPNAELRAIQGS